One Lampris incognitus isolate fLamInc1 chromosome 14, fLamInc1.hap2, whole genome shotgun sequence DNA window includes the following coding sequences:
- the guk1a gene encoding guanylate kinase isoform X1, translating into MRDLCTKEKAMAGPRPVVFSGPSGAGKSTLLKKLMKEYDGVFGFSVSHTTRNPRPGEENGRDYHYVTREVMQTGIDKGDFIENAEFSGNMYGTSKAAVQDVQAKNLICILDIDMQGVKNIKRTDLSPIYISIQPPSMNVLEKRLRDRKTESEESLLKRLHAAQVDMEISKEPGLFDVVIVNDNLEDAYEQLKAALLEEINKVKKINMSS; encoded by the exons ATGAGGGACTTGTGCACCAAGGAAAAAG CAATGGCTGGACCCAGACCCGTGGTGTTCAGCGGCCCGTCAGGGGCGGGAAAGAGCACGCTGCTGAAGAAGCTCATGAAGGAATACGACGGTGTCTTCGGCTTCAGTGTCTCCC ATACAACTAGAAATCCTCGACCAGGTGAAGAGAATGGCAgag ATTATCATTACGTTACAAGGGAGGTTATGCAAACCGGGATTGACAAAGGAGATTTTATTGAGAACGCCGAGTTTTCAGGGAACATGTATGGAACCAGTAAAGCTGCTGTGCAAGATGTCCAGGCCAAGAACCTCATCTGTATCCTGGACATTGACATGCAAGGTGTGAAGAACATCAAAAGGACGGACCTCAGTCCAATCTACATCTCCATCCAGCCTCCATCCATGAACGTTCTG GAAAAACGTTTAAGGGACAGGAAAACGGAGTCAGAGGAGAGCCTCCTGAAGCGTTTACATGCAGCTCAGGTGGACATGGAGATAA GTAAAGAACCTGGGTTATTTGATGTTGTTATTGTCAATGATAATTTGGAGGATGCCTATGAGCAGTTAAAAGCTGCTCTCCTGGAG GAAATTAATAAAGTCAAGAAAATCAACATGTCTTCGTAG
- the guk1a gene encoding guanylate kinase isoform X2, protein MAGPRPVVFSGPSGAGKSTLLKKLMKEYDGVFGFSVSHTTRNPRPGEENGRDYHYVTREVMQTGIDKGDFIENAEFSGNMYGTSKAAVQDVQAKNLICILDIDMQGVKNIKRTDLSPIYISIQPPSMNVLEKRLRDRKTESEESLLKRLHAAQVDMEISKEPGLFDVVIVNDNLEDAYEQLKAALLEEINKVKKINMSS, encoded by the exons ATGGCTGGACCCAGACCCGTGGTGTTCAGCGGCCCGTCAGGGGCGGGAAAGAGCACGCTGCTGAAGAAGCTCATGAAGGAATACGACGGTGTCTTCGGCTTCAGTGTCTCCC ATACAACTAGAAATCCTCGACCAGGTGAAGAGAATGGCAgag ATTATCATTACGTTACAAGGGAGGTTATGCAAACCGGGATTGACAAAGGAGATTTTATTGAGAACGCCGAGTTTTCAGGGAACATGTATGGAACCAGTAAAGCTGCTGTGCAAGATGTCCAGGCCAAGAACCTCATCTGTATCCTGGACATTGACATGCAAGGTGTGAAGAACATCAAAAGGACGGACCTCAGTCCAATCTACATCTCCATCCAGCCTCCATCCATGAACGTTCTG GAAAAACGTTTAAGGGACAGGAAAACGGAGTCAGAGGAGAGCCTCCTGAAGCGTTTACATGCAGCTCAGGTGGACATGGAGATAA GTAAAGAACCTGGGTTATTTGATGTTGTTATTGTCAATGATAATTTGGAGGATGCCTATGAGCAGTTAAAAGCTGCTCTCCTGGAG GAAATTAATAAAGTCAAGAAAATCAACATGTCTTCGTAG